The genomic interval TCACAGAATTGGTAGAACTGGTAGGGCTGGTGCAACTGGAGTCTCCTACACCTTTTTTTGTCAACAGGACTCCAAATATGCTTCAGATCTTGTTAAAATTCTCGAAGGTGCTAATCAGAAGGTTCCAAAAGAGCTAAAAGACATGGTTTCACGTGGTGGGCATGGTGGCAGGTCACGGCGCTGGGCTTCCCGTTCGGATGCCAAGGATAATGGCCGCTTAGTTACTGGGCAAAGCAATTTGGGTGGTTTGCTATCACTTCCAAGTAGATCAGATTCTTATCTTGGCAGTCATGGCACCAATGACCGCGAGCCACTTGACAGGTATTTAGTGATTCTGTGGGATAGCAATATATACTGCCTTACTGGAATTCAAATTTTGTTATCATGCACACTTTCAAGGCTtacatatgcagaattttatgatatgaaatttcaTGCTGCAAGAGCCAACATTTCGAAGAATTGCTACTAGCTCAATCTCTCAAGTGTTTACTTGCTAAAATAGATTGTGGATATGTTTGCCATGATAGGCATGGATGCAGTCTCTGGTGCCAGTAATAGCTGCCTTGACAAACTTAATATCATGTTGGAAATATTTTATCAGCAATTATTACATCAAGTAAATTAGACTTGTGGAATCCTCATACAAACGGGTTATACTATCTATGCCACTTGGAGTATACATCACATCTGTGAAATCAATGTGACAGGCTTACAGTATTGGTGCTGGAACCAACTTCGGTCCCAGGCCAAAATGTTTACAAATTGTTCTTGACCGATGCCAACACAGGATACATGTGAGCACCGCTCATTTGTTCATGTTTACTACCAACGATGGGGAGAGGGAGACTATGAGACCGTAGAACGTGGTTACGATTGACACTACCATGTTAGCTCACCAGAGCATTGCCACTGATGTGAATGCATCTTTCATTGTGTTGCCATGTGTCATGGTTGTATCACATTTCCTTGTGGGAGCATAATAGGATGTCTTGCCTAGTAAAAGACACCAAAATTTAAACCATAATTTAGTTATACCAAGATGCATATTCCATCTTTCCGGaaaatgaaaattataaaaatgttCTTGATGCTTATATCTACCAGCTGGGCAAGAGCATGTGATGCTTATATTTCCATTATTCTCCAATTATTTGCTGCCTGTCAGTAGCATGCACACTGTTATTGTTTGTAAACATTTTTTATGAACTTTATTTGATGACATTTGAACTATATAGTTCCATCAAATGATTTCTAAATGTATGTGTGCTACCTTGCAAGTTTCTAAGTTTCTTATTACGTGCAGATCTAGGGGCCGGGTTCGTAGCCGCAGCCGCAGTCATAGCCGTGATCGGAAGAACAATCCCAGCTTAAAGAGGGCTCGGCTTGCAAGCCCTCCTAGCAGGAACCGTGGTAGCAGGAGTCGCAGTCACAGTCCTAAACATGTCCTTGATCGGTACCGTGGGGGAACAAAGGAGTTGACGCGTGTGAGTTCACAACTCCCAAGGAGGATTCCATCgccaactactaggcatgcaagcCCTCCTAGTAGGAACCAAGGTCGCAGTCGAAGCAGGTCGCGCAGTCACAGCCCTAACCGTGGATATGATCGTCACAGTGGGAGAACAAGGGAGGTGGTACATGTAAGTTCACTTCCGAAGAGAATGCCATCACCAACagctaagcatgtaaatccttcCAGCAGGAACCATGATCGCAGTCCAAGCAAGAGCGGCAGTCCCAATCCTAACCGTGGATATGATCATTATGGTGGGGGGACTAATGAGGTTGCACGCTCAAGTTCACCACTCCCAAAGAAGATGTCATCTCCCACAGCTAGACATGCAAGCCTTCCTAGCAAGAGCCCCCACAGTATTGACCATGTCTTCGATTGTCATGACGAGGAAAATAGGGAGGCGACACATGGGAGTTCAGCACTGCCAAATCTGATTCCATcatcaactactaggcatgcaagcCCTCCAGGTAGGAACTGTGGTCACAGTCAAAGCAGGAGCCTCAGCTGCAGTTCAGATCATGGCTTTGATCGTTATAGTGAGAGAACTAGGGATGCAGCACATGGGAGTTCACCACTCTCAAATCAGATGCCATCACCAACCGTTATGCATGCAAGCCCTCCAGGCAGGAGCTTTGGCTGCAGTCCAAGCAGGAGTCGCAGTCACAGTCCTAACCACGTCTACAGTCCTAATGATGGCTATGATGCTCATGGTGAGGGATCTAAGGAGGTGACACTTGTGAGCTCATCATTCCCAAAGAGGATGCCATCACCAGCAGCTGGGCGTGAAAATCCTCATAGGAACCATGTCTGCAGTCGAAGCAGAAGTCCCAGTCGCAGTCCTAACCATGGCTCTGATTGTTTTCATGGGTCAGCTGGGCAGATTGCTAGTGCGAGCCCACCACTCTCAAGGAGGGGCCTGTCACCAATAGATTGCCATGCAAGCCCCCCTATCAGCAACCGTGGCCAAAGTCGAAGCAGGAGCCTTAGCCACAGTCCTGGTCGGGGCGTTGTTCATTATGGTCAGGGAAGTGAACAGGAACCACAAGTCGATTTGCCACACCCAATAACAGTGCCAGCACTAGCATCTCATCGCACGTCTGACCCAAACCATTCAGTGATGCCATACGACAACCAAAGATCGCAGTCAAGTGATGGGGGAAACATAGCAGCGGTGGAACTCAACGAGTCACACGGTCAGGATGAGAGAAGCAGAAAACCACATGGATCAGATAGCCCATGTCAGTGGCACAAAAGGTCTCCACTTAAAAATGAAGATTTTAATCCACAGCTGTCAGTTCCAAGGCCTGCCCAGTTGCCAGTGTTGCCTCTCAACAGCCAtgtagaggaggaagaaggcatGATTCCTGCAGATGAGGACAGTTTAATTTTTCAGGAGGATGGTAGGACTTCACCATAGCTCTCTATCTCACCCAGCGACCTAACTCAGATAACTAATTAGTGTTACTTTTCTTCTGAGTGGTTCTGCATTTCCTGTTCCTATTTACCATGGTGCAACTTCCTATATAGTTTGTTGATTTGGGTATTGTTGTAATATTCCCTATGAAGATGATTATATCGGACCATTGATTGATATGGTGTACTAGCTAGTTTGCCTCTTAGATCTTGCTGAGACTGGTATTGAATTTGTACAATTGAAACTGTAACTTTGTTTCCAATTCCTGTTTCTCCAACAATTGCGTGTTTAGTAATTGTCGCACAGTTGCATTGTTTTGCATATCTTTAATAACAGAAGTCTGCAGATACTTGTGCGCTGATCTGCGTTGAACTTAACTACTGATGGAGTTGATCTCATTGTGCGCCTTGAAGTAATTTTCAAAGACTGCTTCATTAATCAGAATTCCAAACTTGAAATTGCAATTAGTCAGGAGTCTGACATTTTGTTGTGGGTTTTAAGTTTTTGAATGTTTGGCATGATAGAAAATTAAGCTtttgttaccaattgatttttCTTGCTTTTGCTGCCATGTGATCCTGAGATCAGGGTTCATTTTGCAAAAACAATCTCTTACAGAATGTAATATAAGACAGCGTATAATGGATTTACTGTGGTTCGATCCCTAATAAAAGGATCCTAAAAGAGTCCCAGTTAGATTCAAGCTCCAGATATAAAGAGGCAAACAATTGCTCTCATCCCAAACCCATCCAAACATCACGAGCACAAAAATGAATACTCTCTAGAATGAGTTAGAATTTCCTCAAAcacgtacaaaaaaaaaaaaaaaactacacaaTCTTTAACTTGATTCTTTTTGCTCGAGTAGAAGAAAAATCCTGCTGGTGCAATGGCCAGTACCTGAAACATAAACGTTTCTCATTTTTCGATAAAGGAACAGAAACGAGCATAACTGATGAGGCGAATGGCCCATGTATGTAGCTGGCTTGGATAGGTAGATTTATAATGAAAGTCTTACCAAGGGAGTTCATGGGTGGAAACTGAGTCATGAACAAGAGGATTGAACTGACAATGACCACGACCCGCTTCACAAAGTTTATAAGCATATACGCCTGCTGATATGGGTGTTGCTCCTGTGAGTATCATGTATGAGACCTGAGAAACCAAGTTCAGAATATGAGCTAACAGATTTATAATTCATAAAGCACAATGTAGCAAGAAGAGATCTCAGGTATATCGATCTGTCTAAGATCCAAACCCTGAAACAATAATCCAAACAATAACCACAAACTTAGATTTTAGTTATCTTAATGGTAAGGATGGGTGTACTACCTGGGTGGAAAGATAGGAAGGGTAAGTGACTCACAAATGATTCATCTTCTTAAGCAATTTTATGAGTCTTTTCCTCTCTCCCCCTCTTCTTCCTTTGCCCCCGCGggctggatcaaccggttaaggcgtggcatccttgcacaatgagttgtagggtcgaaggtccacggacgcgcactggatgaataatctgggccggctgtgttaaattccggagacaccacgctttacccgggccagcattcaccgctgatttacctcctcctaggatccctgtggggccaggcctagggggccgctgggcggcgggacccgccttttgcaCAAAGAGAGCGGGAGCGGAGGTCCTCttggggcggtgcgatggttaagacatgggatgttgccacatgaggtcttggggtcgaaactcggcgtgaccgagcataacctcccccatgtcttggccatttgcactaatggctagtagccatccgtgatttacctcctccgtgttggcctagggacgggttggcggggggggcgctgggggcgagcgaatcgccttttgccacacaAGAGAGCGGGAGCGGAAGGTAATGAAAGGTTTGAAACAATAAGAGTTTGAAACAACCAAACACTCTTGAAAGCGGAAATCTTACAGAAATCCCTCAATTAAGGCTCAAGTTGATGCTTGAATACCTTGCAAGAGGAGATTGCTCCCTTCCTATAGCAAAATGTCGGGTGCTCATTGGGCCCATCGACACGTTCATTGCTAATTGGATAGGAAGGAATCTTTTAAAGTAGTGGCTTATAGCCACGCAAACTTACTTTAGACACACATTTCTACTTTACAGCACGTGAATCTACTTTAAACATATGTCAATAGTGGGTAGTGGTGTTTTTGGGCCCACCACTTTCCCAAAGTTAGACCTTA from Zingiber officinale cultivar Zhangliang chromosome 6B, Zo_v1.1, whole genome shotgun sequence carries:
- the LOC121992675 gene encoding DEAD-box ATP-dependent RNA helicase 14-like isoform X3, whose protein sequence is MGLDDFCFQVCRAGFSAPTPIQAQSWPIALQSHDIVAIAKTGSGKTLGYLFPGFMHLKRLRNDCKLGPTMLILAPTRELATQIQDEALKFGRSSRILSTCVYGGAPKGPQLRDLDRGVDIIVATPGRLNDILEMKRVSLRQVSYLVLDEADRMLDMGFEPQIRKIVKEVPHRRQTLMFTATWPKEVRKIAADLLVHPVQVNIGSSDELVANTSITQYVEVITPVEKQRRVEQILRNQDAGSKVLIFCTTKRMCDQLSRTLARQFKAAAIHGDKSQAERDRVLSQFRTGRSPILVATDVAARGLDIKDIRVVINYDFPTGVEDYVHRIGRTGRAGATGVSYTFFCQQDSKYASDLVKILEGANQKVPKELKDMVSRGGHGGRSRRWASRSDAKDNGRLVTGQSNLGGLLSLPSRSDSYLGSHGTNDREPLDRSRGRVRSRSRSHSRDRKNNPSLKRARLASPPSRNRGSRSRSHSPKHVLDRYRGGTKELTRVSSQLPRRIPSPTTRHASPPSRNQGRSRSRSRSHSPNRGYDRHSGRTREVVHVSSLPKRMPSPTAKHVNPSSRNHDRSPSKSGSPNPNRGYDHYGGGTNEVARSSSPLPKKMSSPTARHASLPSKSPHSIDHVFDCHDEENREATHGSSALPNLIPSSTTRHASPPGRNCGHSQSRSLSCSSDHGFDRYSERTRDAAHGSSPLSNQMPSPTVMHASPPGRSFGCSPSRSRSHSPNHVYSPNDGYDAHGEGSKEVTLVSSSFPKRMPSPAAGRENPHRNHVCSRSRSPSRSPNHGSDCFHGSAGQIASASPPLSRRGLSPIDCHASPPISNRGQSRSRSLSHSPGRGVVHYGQGSEQEPQVDLPHPITVPALASHRTSDPNHSVMPYDNQRSQSSDGGNIAAVELNESHGQDERSRKPHGSDSPCQWHKRSPLKNEDFNPQLSVPRPAQLPVLPLNSHVEEEEGMIPADEDSLIFQEDGRTSP
- the LOC121992675 gene encoding DEAD-box ATP-dependent RNA helicase 14-like isoform X2; this translates as MVIWLRMPLRSSEFKVCRAGFSAPTPIQAQSWPIALQSHDIVAIAKTGSGKTLGYLFPGFMHLKRLRNDCKLGPTMLILAPTRELATQIQDEALKFGRSSRILSTCVYGGAPKGPQLRDLDRGVDIIVATPGRLNDILEMKRVSLRQVSYLVLDEADRMLDMGFEPQIRKIVKEVPHRRQTLMFTATWPKEVRKIAADLLVHPVQVNIGSSDELVANTSITQYVEVITPVEKQRRVEQILRNQDAGSKVLIFCTTKRMCDQLSRTLARQFKAAAIHGDKSQAERDRVLSQFRTGRSPILVATDVAARGLDIKDIRVVINYDFPTGVEDYVHRIGRTGRAGATGVSYTFFCQQDSKYASDLVKILEGANQKVPKELKDMVSRGGHGGRSRRWASRSDAKDNGRLVTGQSNLGGLLSLPSRSDSYLGSHGTNDREPLDRSRGRVRSRSRSHSRDRKNNPSLKRARLASPPSRNRGSRSRSHSPKHVLDRYRGGTKELTRVSSQLPRRIPSPTTRHASPPSRNQGRSRSRSRSHSPNRGYDRHSGRTREVVHVSSLPKRMPSPTAKHVNPSSRNHDRSPSKSGSPNPNRGYDHYGGGTNEVARSSSPLPKKMSSPTARHASLPSKSPHSIDHVFDCHDEENREATHGSSALPNLIPSSTTRHASPPGRNCGHSQSRSLSCSSDHGFDRYSERTRDAAHGSSPLSNQMPSPTVMHASPPGRSFGCSPSRSRSHSPNHVYSPNDGYDAHGEGSKEVTLVSSSFPKRMPSPAAGRENPHRNHVCSRSRSPSRSPNHGSDCFHGSAGQIASASPPLSRRGLSPIDCHASPPISNRGQSRSRSLSHSPGRGVVHYGQGSEQEPQVDLPHPITVPALASHRTSDPNHSVMPYDNQRSQSSDGGNIAAVELNESHGQDERSRKPHGSDSPCQWHKRSPLKNEDFNPQLSVPRPAQLPVLPLNSHVEEEEGMIPADEDSLIFQEDGRTSP
- the LOC121992675 gene encoding DEAD-box ATP-dependent RNA helicase 40-like isoform X4 → MHLKRLRNDCKLGPTMLILAPTRELATQIQDEALKFGRSSRILSTCVYGGAPKGPQLRDLDRGVDIIVATPGRLNDILEMKRVSLRQVSYLVLDEADRMLDMGFEPQIRKIVKEVPHRRQTLMFTATWPKEVRKIAADLLVHPVQVNIGSSDELVANTSITQYVEVITPVEKQRRVEQILRNQDAGSKVLIFCTTKRMCDQLSRTLARQFKAAAIHGDKSQAERDRVLSQFRTGRSPILVATDVAARGLDIKDIRVVINYDFPTGVEDYVHRIGRTGRAGATGVSYTFFCQQDSKYASDLVKILEGANQKVPKELKDMVSRGGHGGRSRRWASRSDAKDNGRLVTGQSNLGGLLSLPSRSDSYLGSHGTNDREPLDRSRGRVRSRSRSHSRDRKNNPSLKRARLASPPSRNRGSRSRSHSPKHVLDRYRGGTKELTRVSSQLPRRIPSPTTRHASPPSRNQGRSRSRSRSHSPNRGYDRHSGRTREVVHVSSLPKRMPSPTAKHVNPSSRNHDRSPSKSGSPNPNRGYDHYGGGTNEVARSSSPLPKKMSSPTARHASLPSKSPHSIDHVFDCHDEENREATHGSSALPNLIPSSTTRHASPPGRNCGHSQSRSLSCSSDHGFDRYSERTRDAAHGSSPLSNQMPSPTVMHASPPGRSFGCSPSRSRSHSPNHVYSPNDGYDAHGEGSKEVTLVSSSFPKRMPSPAAGRENPHRNHVCSRSRSPSRSPNHGSDCFHGSAGQIASASPPLSRRGLSPIDCHASPPISNRGQSRSRSLSHSPGRGVVHYGQGSEQEPQVDLPHPITVPALASHRTSDPNHSVMPYDNQRSQSSDGGNIAAVELNESHGQDERSRKPHGSDSPCQWHKRSPLKNEDFNPQLSVPRPAQLPVLPLNSHVEEEEGMIPADEDSLIFQEDGRTSP
- the LOC121992675 gene encoding DEAD-box ATP-dependent RNA helicase 14-like isoform X1, which gives rise to MAGGSTSSRPRYAPDDPTLPKPWRALVDGSTGYLYYWNPETNVTQYERPSDELPPPPPLLPPPPPLLPPKSASVIAVSRHHPDDRRHRHDDDDRHDRSRIHQDGNGRSRNGHSTKEKREGKISTGGQGSSVNVGRASSIPVEAYRRQNEIIVTGEDVPAPFMTFESAGFPPEILEEVCRAGFSAPTPIQAQSWPIALQSHDIVAIAKTGSGKTLGYLFPGFMHLKRLRNDCKLGPTMLILAPTRELATQIQDEALKFGRSSRILSTCVYGGAPKGPQLRDLDRGVDIIVATPGRLNDILEMKRVSLRQVSYLVLDEADRMLDMGFEPQIRKIVKEVPHRRQTLMFTATWPKEVRKIAADLLVHPVQVNIGSSDELVANTSITQYVEVITPVEKQRRVEQILRNQDAGSKVLIFCTTKRMCDQLSRTLARQFKAAAIHGDKSQAERDRVLSQFRTGRSPILVATDVAARGLDIKDIRVVINYDFPTGVEDYVHRIGRTGRAGATGVSYTFFCQQDSKYASDLVKILEGANQKVPKELKDMVSRGGHGGRSRRWASRSDAKDNGRLVTGQSNLGGLLSLPSRSDSYLGSHGTNDREPLDRSRGRVRSRSRSHSRDRKNNPSLKRARLASPPSRNRGSRSRSHSPKHVLDRYRGGTKELTRVSSQLPRRIPSPTTRHASPPSRNQGRSRSRSRSHSPNRGYDRHSGRTREVVHVSSLPKRMPSPTAKHVNPSSRNHDRSPSKSGSPNPNRGYDHYGGGTNEVARSSSPLPKKMSSPTARHASLPSKSPHSIDHVFDCHDEENREATHGSSALPNLIPSSTTRHASPPGRNCGHSQSRSLSCSSDHGFDRYSERTRDAAHGSSPLSNQMPSPTVMHASPPGRSFGCSPSRSRSHSPNHVYSPNDGYDAHGEGSKEVTLVSSSFPKRMPSPAAGRENPHRNHVCSRSRSPSRSPNHGSDCFHGSAGQIASASPPLSRRGLSPIDCHASPPISNRGQSRSRSLSHSPGRGVVHYGQGSEQEPQVDLPHPITVPALASHRTSDPNHSVMPYDNQRSQSSDGGNIAAVELNESHGQDERSRKPHGSDSPCQWHKRSPLKNEDFNPQLSVPRPAQLPVLPLNSHVEEEEGMIPADEDSLIFQEDGRTSP